The sequence below is a genomic window from Microbacterium sp. cx-55.
CTCGGCGTTCTCGTTCATGGACGGCATGTACACCGACCCGCAGGCCTGCCAGCTGACCCTGTGGGGCAACTACGCGGCCGGCATCGTGCAGGGCTCGAACCCGGAGGCCACCGTTCCGGACGGCCTGAACTTCTTCGACATTCCGGCCAGCGACCCCGCCTACGCCGGCGCGCTCGACGTCGCCGGGCACGTCACGTTCGCCCTGAACGACGACCCGGCCACCGCCGCGTTCATGAAGTACTGGGCGACCCCCGAGGCGCAGTCCCTCATCGCCGCGAGCGGGCGGTACACGGTCGCGAACGTGAACGTGCCGCTCGACGTCTACCCGAACGAGAACATGCGCGGCTCGGCCGAACTACTGCTCGCCGCAGAGACCGTCACACCCGGGCCGGCGAGCGCCATCCCGACCGCGGTCAACACGGCCTACCTGCAGGGCATCCTGTCGTACATCCAGGACCCCGCGTCCCTCGACTCGATCCTCGCCGGTATCGAGGCAGCGAAGAGCTGACCGCATGACCGTCCTGTCCATCCTCATCGGGACGGTGCTCGTCCCGGCCGCCGTGATCCTCCTCACGGCGGTCGGTGAGCGCCTGCTCGCACGTGCCCGCCCCGTGGTGGCACGCCGCATCCGCCCCTGGTTCTGGCTCGCGCCGGTCATCATCGGCGTCGGCGTCGTGCTCGTCTATCCCGCGATCGCGACGCTCGTGCTCAGCTTCCGATCGGCCGACTCTTCGGCCTGGACCGGGCTCGACAACTACCTCTGGGCGCTCGGCAGCGACGTGCTCCCCCTGTTCGTGAACAACGCGATCTGGATCATCGCCCTGCCGCTCGGCATCGTGATCGTCGCCACGATCATGGCCGTCATGATCGATCGGGTGCGGTACGAACTCGTCGCTCGCACACTGCTCGTGCTGCCCACCGCGATCTCGCTCACCGCGGCCGGCATCAGCTGGCGCCTGCTGTACACCTGGGCGCCCGAGGGTCGCACGCAACTCGGCGCGTTCAACGCCGCGCTGCAGGCCATCGGCTTCTCGCCCGTGCCGTGGACCTCGAGGCCCCCGACGGATGCGCCCTGGCTGAACACGCTCGCCCTCGTGGTCGTCGGCGTGTGGGCGGGGCTCGGCGTTGCCGTGCTCATCCTTTCGGCCGCGGTGAAGGCCGTACCGGCGGAGTACCTCGAGGCCGCCCGCCTCGACGGCGCGGGAGAGTTCCGCGTGTTCTTCCTGATCGTGCTCCCGGTGATCTGGCCGAGCATGCTCACCGTCATCACGACGCAGGTGATCGCGGCCATCAAGGTCTTCGACATCGTCTACGTCATGACCAACGGCAACGCGGGAACCGACGTCGTGGCCAACGAGATGTTCGGACAGCTCTTCCACTTCCCGAACGACATCGGCCACGCCAGCTCGCTCGCCGTGCTGCTGCTCGTGCTGGCGCTGCCGGTCGTGTGGTTCAACGTGCGCGCCGCCCGACGGGAGATGAACGCATGACCGCCGCCTTCGGTGCCCCCGCCCCGCTCGCTGCCCATTCCGCATCCGGCGGCCGACGTCGTCGCGGCGCACGGGTGCGGGTCGCCCGCATCCTGCTGCACGTGGTGATTCTCACCATCACGGTCACCTGGTTCACGCCGGTGCTGCAGATGATCGCGATGTCGCTGCGCACGACCCCCGATTCGGCATCGAGCGGATGGTGGACGATCTTCGCGCAGCCGCTGATCACGCTCGACAACTTCGCCGTCGCCGCGAAGGCGCTGCGCCTGGACACGACCCTGCTCGCGACCCTCACCTTCGCCCTTCCGGCCGCGGTGATCACGCTGCTGCTGTCGGCCTACGGCGGCTACGCCCTGTCGCGCTGGCGATTCCGCGGCAACCTGTTCGTCTACGGCACGCTCGTCGCTCTGCTGGCCATCCCGCCGCAGCTCGCGTTCAGCCCGCTGATCCAGCTGTTCTCCGCGGTGGGACTCAACGGCACGCCCGCCGCCGTCTGGATCTTCCAGGTCGCCTACACGCTGCCGTTCGGGGTCTTCCTCGTGCGCGGCTACATGTACACGATCCCCATCGAGCTGTTCGAGGCGGCCGCCGTCGACGGCGCCAGCGAGCTGCGCATCTTCCTGCGCATCGTGCTGCCGCTGTCGGCGCCCATCCTCGTCTCCCTCGCGATCTTGCAGTTCATGTGGTCGTGGAACGATCTGCTCACCCCGCTGATCTTCGTCGGGGTGAGCAGCGACAGCACCCCGATCACCGTTCAGCTCTCGGGACTCGCCGCGCAGATCTCGTCCAACGGCACGAACACGACAGCCGCCGGTGCACTGATCTCCGTGCTGCCCCCGCTCGTGATCCTGCTCGCCCTGCAGCGCTACTTCGTCGCCGGCATCACCGGCGGAGCCATCAAGTGACCCGCACGACCATCGCGCTGTCGGCAGCGCGCGAAGGAGTTCGCCCCCTATGACCCTCGACATCGAAACCGACGTTCTCATCGTCGGCGGCGGCATCATGGGATCGGCCGTCGCCGCCCTGCTGCGCGAAGCCGACCCCGACCTGGACATCGTCATGGTGGACGCCGGCGAGCCGATCGGCGACACCGTCGGGCGGCACCTGCACGAGAGCGACGACCCCGAGATCTGGGAGCGCTACAACCATCGTGTCGCGAGCGGAATCCAAGGCCTGTACGCCGGCGACGAGACGTTCCGGCCGGTCGCGCGCAGTCGCGACGAGCTCGAACTGGGGATGCACCGGCTGGCGACCCTCGGGGAGGACGCCGAGGAGTTCTCGGGCGCGGCGCTCGCGTGGAACGCCGGCGGGATGGGCGTGCACTGGACAGCGGCGACACCGAGCCCGGGCGCGCAGGAACGATGGGGCGAAGAGGACCGCTGGGCCCGGGACCTCGAGACCGCCGCGCGCCTCCTCCGCATCACGGAGGCACCGCTCGGTCCGACGGTCGCCGGCGAGCCCATCGTCACCGCCCTGCGCGAACGCTTCACCGACGTGCCCGCCGATCGCACCCCGCGGGCCATGCCGATGGCCGTCACGGTCGACGGCGACCGCCGCATCCGCACGGGTCCGGCGACGATCTTCCCGCCGATCGCGGTCGGCGGCGACCCCGCCTTCCGGCTGTTCACGGGCACGATCGCCACGGCGATCGACCACGACACCGACGCCGTGATCGGGGCGCGGGTGCACCGGTACGCGGATGGCGCGCGCGGCAGCATCCGCGCGCTCATCACGATCGTCTGCGCCGACGCGCTCCGCACTCCGCAACTGCTCTTCGCGTCCGGCATCCGCCCCGCGGCCCTCGGCCGGTATCTCAACGAGCACGCGTTCATCAGCAATCGTGTGCTGCTCGATCTCGACCGCTTCGGGCTCACGCTCGCCGACCTGCCCCCCATCCCCGAGGGCGAGACCGTGTCGGATTCGCTGTGGCTGCCCGCCAGCGCCGAGCAGCCGCTGCAGGCGCAGATCATGGCGCGTCCGTACATCGACGACGAGGGCTCGCCGCTCGCCTTCGGCGTGGGGGTGTCGATCTACGTCCCGCTCGACAGCCGACCCGAGAACCGGATCGAGTTCGGCGACGAGTCCGATCTCGCCGGTATGCCCCGGATGCGGATGCACTTCTCTTACTCGGATGCCGACCGCACCGCGATCGCGAAGGCGACCGATGTGATGGCGGAGATCGCCGCGGACCTCGGCGAGTGGGATCGCGCGAGCGACTCCGTGCTGCTGGCGCCGGGCAGCTCGCTGCATATGACCGGCACCGTGCGGTCGGGGAACATCGACGACGGCACGTCGGTGTGCGATCCGGGCGGACGAGTGTGGGGTTTTCGCAACCTGTTCGTCGCCGGCAACGGAGTGATCCCGACGCCGATGGCCGGCAATGTCACCCTCACGGGTGTGGTGACCGCGATCCGCGCCGCGGAGAGCGTGACGAGTCTTCTTGCCCGACGAACGGAGGTGTCGGCATGACCTTGCCGCCACGCGAACGCATCGCCATCAACCCTCTCCAGTGGGCGACGCCCCGTCTGGATCCGGCCGACCCGCTCAGCGAGCGTGCCTGGCTCTTCCCCGACCCGGGATTCGTGCCGACCTACGCCGCGGCGCTGCACGAGGTGAAGGGCGCCGGTTTCGACGCCGTGTCACTCGAGGTGCTGCCCACTCAGACGACCGCGGAGTACGCGCGCATCGTGGCGGATGCGGGCCTCGCGCTCGCCCCCGGATACGCCGCGATCGACCTCCCTGACGAACTGCCCGCTCCGGGGAGCAGCGCGCGGTCCGCGCTGTTCGACGACATGCGTCGGAAGGCCGAGGAGTCGGTGCACTTCGGTCTCGACACGATCTTCCTCGCCCCGGCGATGACCTTCCGGGAGGGCTCGGTGCGCACACAGGAGGCGGCCGCAATCGGAGCAGGGTTCGATGCCGACCGCCTCGACCGCATGACCGAGGTCATCGGGGAAGCGGCCGACGTCTTCGCCGCCGCGGGCGTGCGCGCCGGGCTGCACAACCACATCGGCACGTGGGTCGAGACCGTGGCGGAGATCGATCACGTGCTCGCCGCGATCGATCCGAGCAGGCTCGGTGCGTCGTTCGACATCGGCCATCTCGCGTGGCTCGGCGTCGATCCGGCGGACGTCCTGCGCCGCCACTCGGACCGGCTGATCGACCTGCACATCAAGGATCTCGATCTGGGGATCGCCGCGGCGAGCCGTGACGGGGCGCACCCCTACAGCTGGGGCCCGCGCCGCGGCCTGTTCCGCGAGCCCGGCCTCGGCGATATGGATCTCGACGCGATCCTCGCCGCGCTCCCGGAAGGGTTCGGCGGATGGATCGTCGTCGAGGTCGACAGCACCGACCTCGACCCCAGCGAGAGCGTGCGCCGGTGCGCACGCTGGGCCGACGCCACGTTCGCCTGACCCGACGGGGGCGGGCGGTTGGCCCGCTCCGGGTGGCGCATCCGCCGCAACTCCGAGAGGGAGCGGCGTGCATCTCTCCTCGGCGGCAGGCTCAGCCGTCGGTCTCGGCCGATCCACCCGTGCGCCGCGACCGGGGCAGCTCACGCGACGCACCCCACAGTGCCGCGAATCCCGCGTACGCGCCGAAGATGACGACGAACCCCAGAATCCCGATGAAGACGCCGGGCCCGTTCTGGTAGAACCAGCTGAGGTAGATCAGGAACACGATGCTTCCCACCGCACCCCCCATGCCTGCGCCGACGCTCCTTGCCGCGTTATTGACCGCGGGCCTGGGCGCGTCCGCCGACATTCGAGCGCCGACGTACGCACCGAGAGCCGCCGCCAGTCCGGACAGGATCCCGGTGATGACCGTGGGTATCAGGATCAGGAGAATCGTCCAGGACACCCCGGCACGGGCATCCGGCAGGTTTCCGACGTAGATCGCCGCCTGAATTAGCAGCATTCCCCCGGTCATGCTCAGGACGCCGAACAGGGTGAGCGCGAGCGTAAGGCGGCGCATGTCGGTCGGGTACTTCTCGAAGGGGTCCATGAGTTCTTCCGCGGTGTCGTCCTTGGTAGAGAATCTCAGGTTGTCAGCGATGACGTATTCGTATCCCGCACGGTCGCGCCATCACCGACTGGATGGGTACTCTTCCGCGGCCGGTTCAGGCTGCGGAGGCCGCCGCGTCCGACCCGCCGCCTGTCGGCGCGATCAGCGCCAAGCGGAGGAAGGCATTCCGCAGACCGTCGTCTTGGACGGCGTCGGTGACGAAATCGGCCACCGCCTTCGCCGCATCGGTGCCGTTGCCCATTGCTACGCCCACACCGCAGGCGCGCAGCATCTCGATGTCGTTTCCGCTGTCGCCCACCGCGACGGTGTCGGCCATCGTCCGCCCCAACCGCGCGGCGAGCACCTCGATCGCGGCGGCCTTGTGCACGCCGCGCGGCGAGATCTCGCCGCTGGCGGTGCCGAGTCCGGGCAGGGTGCCCCCGACGACGACGTACTCCTCGCCTAGACGCGCCGTCACGAGGTCGTACGCCGAGGGGTCGTCGCCGTCGAACACGATCTTCGCGGCGTGGTCGTAGCGGATCTCGCCCGGATCGAGCACGTGAAGTCGCACGCCGGAGTTCTCCATGTCGGCGCGCGTGTAGCCGAAGCTCGCCAGCACTCGCTCCATCCGCGCTCGGTGACCGGCGGTCGGGTACACCCCGCGCCTGCCCTGGAGGCTGTAATCGAGCCCCAGCTCGTCGAGGATGCCCGCGAGGCGCCGCGTCTGCGCCTCCGTGAGCTCGTTCTCGACGATCCAGTCGCCCTCGAACAGCACGTACGCTCCCGCGCCGGCGACGAGTCCGTCGAATCCGAGCGCGTCCACGCGCGGATCGATCTCGAGGGGGCT
It includes:
- a CDS encoding HAD family hydrolase, whose product is MHLSSPPAAPRLVFLDIDGTLTNERGDIPASAAAAIAEARSRGHLVFIATGRSPLEIDPRVDALGFDGLVAGAGAYVLFEGDWIVENELTEAQTRRLAGILDELGLDYSLQGRRGVYPTAGHRARMERVLASFGYTRADMENSGVRLHVLDPGEIRYDHAAKIVFDGDDPSAYDLVTARLGEEYVVVGGTLPGLGTASGEISPRGVHKAAAIEVLAARLGRTMADTVAVGDSGNDIEMLRACGVGVAMGNGTDAAKAVADFVTDAVQDDGLRNAFLRLALIAPTGGGSDAAASAA
- a CDS encoding sugar phosphate isomerase/epimerase family protein, which produces MTLPPRERIAINPLQWATPRLDPADPLSERAWLFPDPGFVPTYAAALHEVKGAGFDAVSLEVLPTQTTAEYARIVADAGLALAPGYAAIDLPDELPAPGSSARSALFDDMRRKAEESVHFGLDTIFLAPAMTFREGSVRTQEAAAIGAGFDADRLDRMTEVIGEAADVFAAAGVRAGLHNHIGTWVETVAEIDHVLAAIDPSRLGASFDIGHLAWLGVDPADVLRRHSDRLIDLHIKDLDLGIAAASRDGAHPYSWGPRRGLFREPGLGDMDLDAILAALPEGFGGWIVVEVDSTDLDPSESVRRCARWADATFA
- a CDS encoding carbohydrate ABC transporter permease; translation: MTVLSILIGTVLVPAAVILLTAVGERLLARARPVVARRIRPWFWLAPVIIGVGVVLVYPAIATLVLSFRSADSSAWTGLDNYLWALGSDVLPLFVNNAIWIIALPLGIVIVATIMAVMIDRVRYELVARTLLVLPTAISLTAAGISWRLLYTWAPEGRTQLGAFNAALQAIGFSPVPWTSRPPTDAPWLNTLALVVVGVWAGLGVAVLILSAAVKAVPAEYLEAARLDGAGEFRVFFLIVLPVIWPSMLTVITTQVIAAIKVFDIVYVMTNGNAGTDVVANEMFGQLFHFPNDIGHASSLAVLLLVLALPVVWFNVRAARREMNA
- a CDS encoding carbohydrate ABC transporter permease: MTAAFGAPAPLAAHSASGGRRRRGARVRVARILLHVVILTITVTWFTPVLQMIAMSLRTTPDSASSGWWTIFAQPLITLDNFAVAAKALRLDTTLLATLTFALPAAVITLLLSAYGGYALSRWRFRGNLFVYGTLVALLAIPPQLAFSPLIQLFSAVGLNGTPAAVWIFQVAYTLPFGVFLVRGYMYTIPIELFEAAAVDGASELRIFLRIVLPLSAPILVSLAILQFMWSWNDLLTPLIFVGVSSDSTPITVQLSGLAAQISSNGTNTTAAGALISVLPPLVILLALQRYFVAGITGGAIK
- a CDS encoding GMC oxidoreductase; this translates as MTLDIETDVLIVGGGIMGSAVAALLREADPDLDIVMVDAGEPIGDTVGRHLHESDDPEIWERYNHRVASGIQGLYAGDETFRPVARSRDELELGMHRLATLGEDAEEFSGAALAWNAGGMGVHWTAATPSPGAQERWGEEDRWARDLETAARLLRITEAPLGPTVAGEPIVTALRERFTDVPADRTPRAMPMAVTVDGDRRIRTGPATIFPPIAVGGDPAFRLFTGTIATAIDHDTDAVIGARVHRYADGARGSIRALITIVCADALRTPQLLFASGIRPAALGRYLNEHAFISNRVLLDLDRFGLTLADLPPIPEGETVSDSLWLPASAEQPLQAQIMARPYIDDEGSPLAFGVGVSIYVPLDSRPENRIEFGDESDLAGMPRMRMHFSYSDADRTAIAKATDVMAEIAADLGEWDRASDSVLLAPGSSLHMTGTVRSGNIDDGTSVCDPGGRVWGFRNLFVAGNGVIPTPMAGNVTLTGVVTAIRAAESVTSLLARRTEVSA